The following nucleotide sequence is from Silurus meridionalis isolate SWU-2019-XX chromosome 5, ASM1480568v1, whole genome shotgun sequence.
ATTTACTGGGCTTTCATAGGCTCAAATAGTTCTAAGGATATACATTGCTCCAGCATGGGTGTTTATTCCCTGGATTGACACAGCAGTTGGTGCTTCCCCTGGGGGATCCACAGCTAGACGTTATGGAGTCACACTCTGAATGGAACGTCACTCCTCTATCTCCATCTGCTAATGAGGGCTTGGACTAATCAGATAAAGCTTGGAGCCGTGGGGGGTTTCAGCATCACCAGAGGCAACAGATACAACACTTAGCAGTAGATCACTCACACCACCCAGAACAATGGGAGCATTTATCTAATAAAGTTTTGACAAAACTGGGAAATAATAAGCCTGTTCTGCTTCCACTCTATCCCGCTGATCATCAAAGAGGCTCAGTCAGCTTTTAACTTAATGGCTATACTCTCACTGGAGCTACATGAGACCATGACACCATATGCCTGACTTCCTGCGTCCCTGAGCAGAAGGATCAGGTGTCAGTCTCCTATGGTTCTGTGCAAAAATGCACAATGTAAACACACCGACAATAATAGACAACTGTTCAGGATCTGATCCGATCCCAAGACATGTATTTATAGATTGAGATAGTGTTACTAACCCATAATGAAATACACAAGTAAAGCTGGTGCATTCAGCAAACCAcagctcaaactgagcaacatgaAAAGTGATTTAAATCATTGTAAGAGCACACAGAGTGCAGTCACTCACTCGTTTCTCTGGAGTTGGAGAACCAGCTCCATTCCCTCTGCAGTAATCTTGACGTTTGCCACTGAAGGATGCTGATGATGGAAGAAAGTATTCATAATTATTCTCAATGGCAGTAAAATACCCCATTCAGCTTGTTCTCAGAATTGCAGAATGATAATGAGTTAGGGGTTTTGGGTAGGGCTGGGGGTTAATGCTTGTGTCATATGAAATGGAACGAAATCAAACCATATGTTGAACTCTGTatgaatttatatgtttatgtgacaaaaaaatgtgaatataaaGCTTTgcctaaatatttgttttaagaaTACCtgttacttttatttcattgcATATATGGAGCTAAGCTCCATTAAAATATGACACAtgcaagtaaaataataatgacaataataaaatcattgttatgcctttattattattattgttataacaattactgttactactactactatcaataataatacttataataataacaaaaacaacaacaacaacaacaataataataataataataataataataataataataataatgtggtattgctattgttgttgttgttgttataaaaCTTTGGCCTGCATTTGATTCTGTCTGTTTTACTATTTGACTCTTCTATTTACTGcattatttcattcttttttatttatttatttatttatttatttatttatttacctttgtgtgtgtatgagctgCTCTTTTGCTTCTGGGATTCAGCCACTGAGGGTAAGTGACCTCATAGCGCTCCAAACTGCTCAGCACGCCCGCGTGCGCTGAtccaccaaaacacacacacacacacacacacacacacaaccacacacatgcgcgcgcgCGCTTGTAAATAAGCAATACACAGCGCTACATCACTTAAAGTGGTACACTTTACTAAATACTAATACactaaatacatgtaaaaaccTGGGATGCATCATTTGCATTATCCACGGTGTGTGTGAATCTGGGGTTAGATTGAACACTCACCTGTGTGGAGGCAGAAGACGGTGCACTGCAAAAGCACAATGAAATACACGATGTAAGGGCGCGCGCCGTACGGCAGTGATGTCGCGCTGAACACACAGCGCCCTCCGCGCGCGCGCCTCGCCATCCTGTCTCGTGCTACCACAGATCCACAGAGACTGCAGTGAATTCAcccacaaagacacacacacacacacacacagccacagtTATCTGCTTCTAAACTGCGCCATGGTTTACGTGTTTCATATGCAACCCGGTAAAAGGATCGAGCGCATCTCCTCCTGCCTTATAGAGGGGCGTCCcgccctctctcttcctctctctctctctctctctctctctctctctctctcacacacacacacactggcgcGCGGGCGTGAGTGCAATGCCATTCATAAAGCTACAGTCATGCTTAgtaggaataataataatgctaatactactgctaataataatcatcacatcatcatcatcaacaacaatagtaatgataataaatattaagGTGTAGGTACTTGTATACACATCAGGGCCTGGGGTGTAACATTGCCACCTAACAGCTCCAGGGTCCTGGTAAAACTTTCATCTCACATTACGTTCTAAAAGGAGTTCCGTCTGTGGTTCAGGGTTTACTCTGCACCCTCTGGCCTCCTCTCACTGCTCAGGATGGCTGGCTGGCTATGATTGCCAgcctaggtgtgaatgagtgtgtgagtgtgtgtgagtgtgtgtgcatggtgccctgCAAAGGACTGGCATTCCATCGACAGAGATAATTCACCCACCTTCAGATCCAGAATAAAGcggttactgaagatgaattaaAGGATAGATTGCCTGTACTCTCAGTGGCCACTTATATATAATCTCAGAGCTCTAAACTGTATCATTCCTTGTCACAGAAGTTGTTCCCTTAtctactctctctctttaatatGTTTTTCAATGGATGTAATGTGATTCTAGTGCacttaaataaagatttaaggTTTAGAATTGAACTGCAATTACATATTAGAGTCAGACACACAACATGCAATTTCCAAAGTAACAGATACACACTAATGTGACACAAGTTGCACATTAGAGTACACAACGCTGGTGCCAAGAAGGGTTCGGTTTAATATACTGCTTAATAACATATGTTTAGCCTCTTTCTGATACTTGAATAGCTTTTAATGTTGTTAAACACAATTCATACCTAATCTGTAattacccccaaaaaaaaaagacaatgcaaTGTCAGCATTTAATACTATTAGGAAGATATTAATCACTAACATCCTAGTGATCTTTATTATTGCAAAGGCTTTTTCAAATTAGATCTAAAAAGGATTTGATATGACTCAAGGTTTACCACGCATCTACATTTTTATTCTCGGCTCTTGGCACACGCCCTCGTCCAGAGTGACAATTACCTAATTTATTGAACTGATAAGTTGAGGGTTAATACAGCAGTGGCAGCAGATACATTACTAAATATAGTCAAAGCCACAGCCGTTGAAGTCTGTTACAAGATTAGTTAGGAAACTGCTGGGTTTCTGTTGGTAGAGAATAGTGTCTCTGTAGGCGCTAATGGGCAGGGTGATGGGAAAGAGAGGGATGTGAGCCCCCTGCTGGGCAAATGATTCACGCCTCTTCACAATAGCACAGGTACAGAGATCAGATATACAGCACAACAGAAACTTGACTGATAGTAAACACTGGAACTGGTGGAATGTCTACTTATTGGCTTTTAGGATTAAATCGTTAAATGATTTGCTAGACGTTAGGCCTTGTTGTGAAAACTGTTTAAATGATTTGGAGCAAGTCTTTTTTACCCAACAGCCAAATGACAGACTAAGCAAtaagaattacattttaaacatctgtAATGTCAATGCAATGTAAACATCAAACATTTCCACAGAGGTCACCCTGATCATCTTACAAGTCTACATTAAATCCACGATTTTCCATTTCGGAAAGCCACTAGGGTGGCACTCCTACCCCGAGTGGGATTTCCCCAACCATAAATGCTGACACTACTGACTTCCTTTTCATGAAAAAGTTTGGAAGGAATAGTGTATGATGatcattgtgcaaaaaaaagactCCACATGTTACGGATGTTACAAGTGATACAAGGAAGCTGCAAACTGACATTTGGCTAGTGGCCTAgtcttttaaaaacagaacctCATTTATTCCATCTCCGATGCTCCCAGTGGTGTGTGGACACTCAAAAAGGGATCCACATGATGAGCAGAGCTGCTGAGGCTGCAGAGATCAGTGAAGACACAATGCTCTACAGTAAACTGAACTATGGACTGACCCCTGATCAATAGTTGCTGGTTAATCTTTGTGAGATTAAGGACACTGTGTGTAATGCACACTCAGCTACAAATTGGCAGGTCACTGTAGAGGTGTGTGTCTCAGGGTTGGGTGGAGGGGTTCATGTCGTGGTTTTCTAGTTGAAAACTTGCTTTGTTTAATGACATCAATTGATTTTAAGCTATATGTCAGAACATGTTTCATGGTTTCATGTTTCATTATTGGCCAAAATTCTTCCCAGATGTTGCGAAATTGTCTATCAGCTGTCCCCAGGTTTTTAACTCCACAAACatacaaccaaccaaccaaccaaccaaaacccacaaatgaaatgcataaattaaagaAAGCCAATCAGGATACAAAGGTATTTTGAGCTGCTTGTGAATCACATTCATAGATTACTCAGAAAGCTTCACCTCCAGCCTGAAATCCTGGACTTAATgtgtcattttgttttaaacGTGTGGGCTATATTTGTCAGATAACTTCTGCCTAATTTGCTGATTGCAATCATAAATATACACCCTACTAATGTTTATACAGAAAAACAATATACCAGTCTGAGTCAGGTAGAGCTGCAGATAAATTCACTGACATGAGAAAAACCTGCCATCACCTAACTACTGCCATCTGCTGGAGATTTTTAATACTGTGATACTGGTAATTATATGCTTGTATGTAGCTTAAACAATTCATTAATTCAGCATTGGCCAGTAAAACTGAAAATCATGATGGCCAAAATGGGAATGAGacaggaatacaccctggatgggatACTAGTTAATCACATTCACACAACCAATGGCAATTTGCACAGACAATCCATGCCTTGGAGTGTTTTTGGGAGGTGAAAGGTAGCTGGAAAACCCAGAGGAATTCTTAACAGGCACTAAGAGCACATGGGAGCTTAGGATAGAAGCAATCAAGAATTTGCAGCAGTAATGCTTCCCTTTGCCTTttcaaaaggcaaaaaaattaaCCAGAATCTACTTTTAATTGACTTGACTATATTCTTGTGTTCCATGTACACAGATTCAGTGTAACACAGTACCGcagtataaataaattcaatctataatattttttctagAACTTTTTAAAATCCCTAAAAGACAAAATACAgaaaacacaatattttaaacagcatttaATTATAAGTATCATGTCAAGTACATTGTCATTCATATGTATCCATCCATTTTGTGAAAATGTGCTTTGGTATTCAACAGGTCACAATTCGTACTCTCTGAACAATGGGAATCGATGTTCTTTCCAAATGCATatgaaattcacattttttattaacaaaatataCCACAAGTGTAAAGTTTACCACAGAACTGAGCTGCCGCGCCTAACGAAGGCATCTCGTGTTGGCTGGAAATAATGCTTCGGCGTTAATTAAATGTGGCAGTAGTGTTCAAACACTGAGGAAAGAAGCTGCAAAAATATCGGTAATCTGGTGCTTGGTGGTATAAAATACAGATGCACCTGAAAGCAATCCCTGAGGTTTCCTGAGGAGAAAAGTCCAAGTTTGAGTCACAGTTACGGTTTCAGGTCcatcaataaaaacagaaatgttccTGCATAtttctttgctttctttctttctcctttttttttaaaaaaaacaaaaaacaaacacacagcatcAAGGACAGCAACGTGTAAACACATACTGGGGTCGAAAAGGAGAAGGAAGAAATGAAATCATGACAAAATGCTCTATTGGCCAGGTGTAACAGTAGTGGCCTTATTTCCCAAAATGAATAATTCTAATATACAAGTGTGCAAGTCTGAGGTACAGTGTGAGATTACATAAGATTTGGTATAACACTTTAAAATGGCGACCAATAAGTATGTAAACAACAAAGAGATGTGTGTTCTGAAACACAGCAAGTGGGTAAACACCCTGGAGGAAAAGACACCCCccccatccaaaaaaaaaaaaaaaaaaaaaacatgaggtaGATGACAAGTAACAGATAAGCACAATTTGTTGGAATGGAACAACACAGTAGAAGAGTACATCCAAAATATAAAGATATCACAaatgatttcacacacacaaatcaaaacCCCCAGTGTTATAACTGATCGAAGGATTCGAAGATTAAAACGCTCATGCTATAACAATCAAAACCCTGCAATCAATGAGCAACCAAGCaaattcttcaaaaaaaaaaaaaaaaaaaaaaaaaatttacatccATAGTCCTTTTGGTCTCAGGTCATCAatagttttataaatgtaaaaaggattTAAGCATGAAGAAAATCTAAAGGAAAGGACTTACATAAGCATTTTCATGGAATAAAGCCCACGGGGAGGGAGGGGCGCAGGAggactaacaaaaaaaaaaacggacatCTGTGATCGTACACATAAATTACACTTAAATACGTATATTGTAAGAATATAGATTTGgttacagtaatacagtatttGAATTATCTTTCAACATTCATTATTTCTTTGGAACTGTACACCACACATGCCCTAAATGCTTCATGAAACATCAGGTAACAACCCTTGTCCTGCTAATCCTTATCACAAACCCTATCTTGGATTACAATCTGTTCTCTTGCTGTAAAAACAGGCAGTGTGTTTTTCCTCTACTGAtcattacagtttatttttttggatttatATCAGATGCCATGTTATTTCCCAGATATTGGGGCAAACTACAAACGGATCATTCTGTAGATAAACATAATCTCAAAGGGCATCTGAGGATTTTGGGAGGTTAGCTGAGGTAGCAATATTTGCACGTGTATTCAAGTAAACATGAGGTTTTGTTTTATCAGGATAAAGCGCATAAATCGATACGTTCTGCATGGGAACTGTAAGAACCAGGTATCACATTCAATTTTTCAAAATAGTACCACAGAAAACATTCCACAATTATTATTCAGTGAAGATTTGCTTATTGTAATGTCATGAGGTAACGTGGTTTTATTAGACCAGACTTGTTTAAGAAGCGTCGCTGATATTTGGTGCATGGCCTATTGCAACTCTCGAAGTCTAAGTTGGTGAGGTATGCATGCGCATGTGGCTGATGAGGTTTCTTTGTTGTGTAAACTTGCCCCCGCAGACGTGACACTCGTAGGGCTTCTCTCCCGAGTGGACACGCATGTGCTCGGTCAGGCGGTACTGCCGCGTGAAGCGCATGCCGCACTCCCCGCAGGCAAAAGGCTTCAGGCCAAGATGACTGCGCATGTGACGCGTCATGGTGCCGCGCTGCGTGAACATTTTGCCGCAGATGTTGCAAGGGAACGGTCGCAGCGTGTCCAGCTCTTTGTACGGCTTTGCTGGGCTTTTTTCCATGACCTCTAGGTCTTCGTGCGGACCAATAGTAGGAGGATCTTCATCCCCTTCCTCTTTTACTTGGTCATGATTCACGTCTGCATCTGTGTGAGATTCAACATGGGTATTTAGGCTTTCTGAAGACGGGAATCCTTTTCCACAAGGGATACAGACATAACTGTTGTCCTCCTGTGTATGTTCAAGGTAGGACTCCTGCCTGTAGACAAAGTTTGGACTGGCACCGTTGGATCCTTCATTGTGCGGCTGCTCTTGGGAATTTTCTCCAACATGGTTTTGGTTCACATGACTTCCACCTTTGATCACAGGCATATAACCGTTGATGCCTTTTCTCCTGGAGCGTCCTCTAGAAGGTGTCCTTTTCCATTCTTGAGTTCCATCAAAAACACCCAGGCTTTTGGTCTTCTCCAGGGAGCCCTTTCTCTCCATACCTGACCGGGGAGCATTAGCAGTTGTCTTGGAAACAGAGGACTGAGTGTATTCTTGCACACTGCTGATGCTATTATGTACAGCACGGAGAGAGGCGCTCTTCTTGGTCAAATCCAGACCAAAGCTTTGCTTGCCGCCCGAGCTGAATTTGTTCTCGCCATTGTGTCTTTTCTTAGGAGGAACCATGTTTGCATATACCTCGATGTCAGACGAAGTGTCTTCTGCCTCCCGCTTGATCAAGTGTTTCGATGAATCTGAAAAGGGCAGATTCTGAATGCGTTTAGAGCCCTTGCAAGACGTGTTGCTAGACTCCAGTTTGCTGGTACACATATTTGCCAGgtcatggagctggaggtagttGGCGACAGTGAGAAAGGCGCTCAGATTCTGCACATGCTCTGTTCCCAGACTCTCCTCGCACAACTTGCCGGTGTAAATGAAGTCCAAGATTTTCTGGAACACGGCCGGCTCCACCAGCTCGGCATCGAGGTGGATGAGGTTATCGTGCAGCACGAGGGACTTGAAATAGCTGCTGGCAGCGGCGAGGACACTTTTATGAGCTCGAAACAATGCGTTATCCACCATAACAACAACGTCGCATAAGAAGCCCTTGGAGCGTTGCTGGTTGAGCTGCAGCAGCATTTGGGTGGCATAATTCGAGAGCTCCATCTCCTGCCCTTGATGTTTTTCATTGAGGTGACTacaaaagagaacaaaaataaaattggtcaatttttattttattttatttttttttcttttacaaaatattcacaATAAACCAACAACATGTGGAATGTCATATGTTAACTTGTgaggtcagacatgatacagtgGTCTTGGAATACAGAGGGACAAGGGCACAACAATCCTAGCCTGTCATTGCTGAAATTTCAGTTTGTGACCTTACGATGAATAGCCCTGAGCCTGAACCACTGAAAATGATATACAGTCAGCTTCCTGAGTTCAAATCAGCTGCCCTGAAGACCTGAAGCAGAACTGAATAATACATGAACATATAATACTTATCtaaagaagggggaaaaaacacttgCTTGCCTGATGCACCTTGAGCATTAGTATTACCCATTCAAAAAAGTAAATTGGGTGTAAATGTTATCTATTTAATCAAATCCATTTAGTCACATTAAGCATTTgatatctctctcacacacacacacacatatatgtatatatatatatatatatatatatatatatatatatatatatatatatatatatatatatatatgtatatatatatatatatatacatatatatacacacatatgtgtatatatatacatatatatatatatatatatatatatatatatatatatatatatatatatatatatatatatatatatatatatatatatatatatatatatatatatatatatatatatatatatatatatatatatataggatttCAATCGGCCTCACCGAAAAAATGCAACCAAATAAGACAAGAGGTTGAAATCTTACCAAAACAGATAAACACAGATAAAAGAAAACCGATCGAGGTCTGAATAAGCTCTTCTTGCATTGGGCAGTAACCCAGTGGTCAATCCTCTGGGATAGtgataaaaaaagattgtgaaTATGAATCCTGGGGATTGCCACAGGTCTATGGTATCTATGGTACCTTTACTCCTAGATTGCTTGGGGTTTCCCTTTTGGAAAGAAGTGTTaatgcataaacaaatgcatGTGAATGAAGGAAAACAAGCGGGTGGGTTAGAAATCcttatttaatcatttagtGATTGACTTATAAAGCACCCCCTCCCCCCCTTAATAATACccttaataatacattaataaccTTAATGTATAAcacaggaaaataaaaagagaaataaatgtgaatctaGGATCACTGATGCAGGCAATTAAAGGGTTGTTTGACCGAGTAATTCCGGATTTCGAAACTCGAAAGCAGCCTCCCATAGTGGgaatgcgtgcgtgtgtgtgtgtgtgtgtgtgtgtgtggagcagtGAATGCGGAACTGCGGGTTGTAAACACTAATCGCCTACAGGCACACAGCCACAATAGCAACACACTGCTACTACTTCGTTACGACATTTCTTCACGACATGAGCACTGCGGCGTCAAACACGGCATTGCGCTTTTATACGCTAAACGATAACAGCGAAaggaaatacacaaataaaatttaaaaaataaaaccccgAGGTGGTCGAACGAAGGAAAAAGCACTCCCACCTTGCCAGGCTGGTGAACGTAGGTGGCTGCTGCAGGAGGGGTCGCTCGCCTACACCGAGCGGAACGCATAAAAGCTGCCCGTCCTTACGGCCAAACTCACTTCCCTTCATTCAGAATCGCACTATACGGTCGCACTGAGAGTACGCTTCCCCCCCTAAATAAGCACAAACGCGGACACTGAATTTTATAAATACCTTTCGAACAAGGGCAGGGGTCCTCGCTTCTCGCGTCGTCATCAAAACGCCATCTTAGCAGGGTGTGACGTAGCGCGCTGTAACCCTTGACCCGATTGGATAGCGAGCCAGCGTACGGCACGCGCACGGCTGGTGGGGCGCTCTAAAGGGGCGGAGCTagattcttatttaaaaaaaaacggggCAGGCGGGGCGAAACAAAGCCCCACCCTAAAGCAGGAATCCTATATCAGACCCTGTACAGGCGACCAGACGTGTTCGTTTTTTctcaatagacagacagacagacagacagacagacagacagatagatagatagatagatagatagatagatagatagacagacagacagacagacagacagacagacagataggtagatagatagatagatagatagaactttggCATTACTTAGTACTGGTACACAGCAAAGAAATGCTAATCCCCATCCTTTTCAGTAGGACATTCTGACGAGCTATCTTCAGATAGAaaactaattaataataatagaatatttataaaacaaatataacaataaaaatatattatacagttaaacaattaaaaaattaggCACATACACTATGTCCAAAGGTCTGTGGACACTGGACAATAATGCTACATATCGTTTGCACTAAATTACAATAGTAATTATTTCTAGTAATAATGCTATTGTTATTTGAACTTATTGTCACATCACTAATTGTCAGCATTTTATATTATGCTCcaattatgtgttttttttttatgttttatgttgttttatgtaacaTCTTGGTACTGGGgtatgttgtttcatttcactgtatactgtacactatatgtggttggaatgacaaaatcctacttgacttgacctgatcTTAAGCCATAACCATTTGAATATTCTTTGTAGTCCCATACCTATGCCAATGTGCCATAGATTTAATGCAAAAACTTGTGTCTagagttatttatttactactGTTGCATCATTTCAGTATATAAGCTTATCATGGTTTCACAGTGATTAAATAGCATTATAGTAGATCCTTACCAGAGCCAACCCCTTCATCACAAGCACCTGAACTGGGTGGAGGTTCAGTGGTTGCACTGTCATGCAAAATAGGCTTATTTGATCTAGatatgtatgtttaaaaaaccAAATGCAGAGAGAGCCAACCAGTTTTATGAAAATAGACATTTATTTAGCACACAGAACCAATTCTATGGCCCAGACAATACATAGACCACAAATAGGCTTAGAGTTAAAAATACAAGGAAAATAAAGAGTTTTTGAACTATAAGGaatcctttatatatatatttgacagtAGATTTATAACATCAATGTGAAAAAGTGTGTTGTTAAACCAAAcatattcaatttttttattacacacgccgtatatacacacatacatatatagtgTGATGATGTATGATTTGCCACAGGAACAGGGATCTGTGTTATTATTTACAGTAGTGGTCGCACAGGCTATAAAACCATGGCTTCACGGAAAGCTTTTATCCAcctgtgtaataataataataaaaagagtcACAAACTTTGTAGCAAACGAACATTTGATCTATAGCAATTCGTCATATTTACGGAGAAATTTAGGATGTAGACAGACCTGTTGTATGTACTGGGGTCTTCAACCTTGAAGATGTAGAAGATCTTGTTTTTGTGGAGCAGCTGAAACTGCTGAGCCGACTCAGGATCGTCTTGCGTGAGAGTGAAGCCGAGTAGCGGCAGGCTTTCTAAAGCCGCTACATCCTGCACGAAGTGAAAAATAAGAACAACAGGAGTACAGTGAATTATGAAAAGATGTGCTTAAcgacaaataaagaaagaaactctTAAAACCCTGTACCTAATTCTTTTCATCAACATCACAATTTTAACTGCTGCTCATATGGCTGCTGAACACGATCGGAGCAAACCATCAATTGCCCTCTTTCATATACATGAGTTCACAGACTTGATTGAATAACTAGTGCTGCAGTAAATGCTCTATATCCACACTTGGCCATGATTAGAGAAAAGCAGTTACtcaagatgaatgaatgaagacagTTGTGGTATTGATTAAGATTACTACTGGATTTTAGTAgttggcatgttttttttccatcagttTATCACAAATTAAACAGTCTAAATAACCAAGCAGACACATGATTGCTTGGTATTGCTTAAAGATGGGTGAAAGAGGCATTTTGCCCCATTcctcaccaaaaaaaaaaaaaagattttcacagTCAGAAATACTGAAAGGCTAGAAACCAACAATTTATATTCTTGAaagtcacaaacacacacacaaacacaaagcctTATTGCCTCTTCTACCTCACTTGCGCCGTAAGTGTATAGCACTTTATCCTTGACGACGAACCACAGTCTCTTCCATTGTCTCTTACGGGCCTTCATTCTGTCCATATAACCACTCATGGATGAGCCGTCTGTGTTTGCTGAAACCTACAATAGGGTTTATACAACACGTTTGTGAGTAAAAGGATGACGAAaggattaaataaacaaataagtgCTGCCAAGCTGTTGGATCATGAgtttacaaataattaataatcaaaaTCCCTAGTC
It contains:
- the hic1l gene encoding hypermethylated in cancer 1 like isoform X1, which translates into the protein MKGSEFGRKDGQLLCVPLGVGERPLLQQPPTFTSLASHLNEKHQGQEMELSNYATQMLLQLNQQRSKGFLCDVVVMVDNALFRAHKSVLAAASSYFKSLVLHDNLIHLDAELVEPAVFQKILDFIYTGKLCEESLGTEHVQNLSAFLTVANYLQLHDLANMCTSKLESSNTSCKGSKRIQNLPFSDSSKHLIKREAEDTSSDIEVYANMVPPKKRHNGENKFSSGGKQSFGLDLTKKSASLRAVHNSISSVQEYTQSSVSKTTANAPRSGMERKGSLEKTKSLGVFDGTQEWKRTPSRGRSRRKGINGYMPVIKGGSHVNQNHVGENSQEQPHNEGSNGASPNFVYRQESYLEHTQEDNSYVCIPCGKGFPSSESLNTHVESHTDADVNHDQVKEEGDEDPPTIGPHEDLEVMEKSPAKPYKELDTLRPFPCNICGKMFTQRGTMTRHMRSHLGLKPFACGECGMRFTRQYRLTEHMRVHSGEKPYECHVCGGKFTQQRNLISHMRMHTSPT
- the hic1l gene encoding hypermethylated in cancer 1 like isoform X2, which produces MELSNYATQMLLQLNQQRSKGFLCDVVVMVDNALFRAHKSVLAAASSYFKSLVLHDNLIHLDAELVEPAVFQKILDFIYTGKLCEESLGTEHVQNLSAFLTVANYLQLHDLANMCTSKLESSNTSCKGSKRIQNLPFSDSSKHLIKREAEDTSSDIEVYANMVPPKKRHNGENKFSSGGKQSFGLDLTKKSASLRAVHNSISSVQEYTQSSVSKTTANAPRSGMERKGSLEKTKSLGVFDGTQEWKRTPSRGRSRRKGINGYMPVIKGGSHVNQNHVGENSQEQPHNEGSNGASPNFVYRQESYLEHTQEDNSYVCIPCGKGFPSSESLNTHVESHTDADVNHDQVKEEGDEDPPTIGPHEDLEVMEKSPAKPYKELDTLRPFPCNICGKMFTQRGTMTRHMRSHLGLKPFACGECGMRFTRQYRLTEHMRVHSGEKPYECHVCGGKFTQQRNLISHMRMHTSPT